From the genome of Hippocampus zosterae strain Florida chromosome 8, ASM2543408v3, whole genome shotgun sequence:
GTTAGCTCCTCTTGTGTTCCATTTcagtaatgtactgtatgtctctgGGTCAAGCCACCAGACAGACAAAGCACAGACATAAACACGGGCAGACATTATTGATTTTCCGGCAGCCTGATGGGTGACGTTGTTTGTTTGACTTGAAGGGAGAATTacgcagactttttttttttaaggggaaaaaataattttggcaTTGGGCTATAAATGTGGAAAAGGTGACGCACTGTCAATACTGGATGAACTGAATATTTCCATCTCCATACCTCGAGTCAGTCAAAAAAATGCGAGCTTGTCTGAGATTAGGCACCAAATGTTGTGACCCATGAGTCAGGGGAGTAAGCGTGAAGTGTTGTTGACGCCTGCTCAGAGGTGAGTCAGTGTTTGCAGAAGCATGATGAAGAACTCACCCCGTCGTGCACCAAAGCCTTCCACGTGTGCTCCAGTTTCTTGATTAACCTGCACGGACAAAGAAAGGCAACACAATAAGGCTGACCGGGTGCGCAACGAGCATAAAAAGCAAAAACGCTTCACCTCAGCGCGCGGTTCCCGTGCTGCTTACCTGTACGACTGCAAGATGTCAATGATGCCAATGTAGAGCAAAAGTCGTTCCCCTTTCCCGTTGACGGCGGGGATGCCACCCATCCTAAGAGGTGAACGGTGTCGGAATGACAAGGGTTTGTACACGTTTAAAAATTGTGAGATTGCGAATTTGGGATTTATATGAGCTGTATCTTCAAATCATCAATgcaatacaggaaaaaaaattgtttcaaatGTATCACGAAATCGTGATCGGCCCCACTCACGTGTCTTCGGTGTCAATGGACTCCCCGCAGGCGGCCCCGCCTTGGATGGACTCCATGGCGGTAGAATAGAGAGCCTTCTGCTGGGCCAGGGGCCGTTTCTCGTCGCTGTCGCCTTGGGAGCCTTCCATCTGCCGCTCGCGCTCCGCCTGGTCCATGTTGTGAACTCCCAGCAGGAGGCTGTAGTCCATGATCTTGAAGCTTTCCAGCACCTGAACAAAAATGATTGACACGTGcgtgatgaatgaaaatgtgggagaaaagcTTTTATGCAGAGTGCAGAACGGCGTCAGCGCCAGAGGGACTCAAACCTGTTCACGTCAGTCATGGAATAAGTTAGCATGCATGTTCTATTCAGAGTAATGTGGGGCGGCCATCGCGAAGCACGCAATGATGGTACCAAATGAACAACTTTAGGATTATTTTATCATTGTCATTTTACAGAGCTGGTGCCGGAATACTTGAATGTTCCGAAGGTTGTCGGAAACTAGCTAGCTGCCGGCATCACACCATAGAACGGTACCAGAAGTGGGAAAGGGGAACAGTGTGGTGATGAAAACCATAGAACAGTGGTTCTTGTTCCAGGTACGGGAATACAAAGCACTCTGATCCGTTTAACTTCCCACACAAACTTACCAAACAATCCCTCTGCAGCGTCTTGACCAGCGCGTTGTACGTGTCCTGGTCCAGCATGAGTCCGTCTTGCAGGTCCTGCATGAAGTCCAGGTCTTTGAACGTGGGCCGGGCCTTCTCGCGTTCCTTCTTGGAGGCTCGCCTCTTGTAGGTGGAGCCCTTCAGGTCGTATTTGAGATGCATGCGGACGACGCGGGGCAGCACGTTGTTCATCACCACCACGCGGATGTTCTTGCCGCCCGACTGGACGCAGTAGAGGCCGAAGAATTTGGGCAGCAGAGTGCGAGGGTTTTGATTCAAGttctgggggtggggagggggagatgatcCATCTATTAATTAATTTTGTAGAACACTTGTACTCAATATCGTGGTGAGCCGATTTTACACCCTTGAACtccgccagtcaatcacagggcagatatacaaaaacattcatgtttttgacaTTCCGGATTTATCCCCTTCAATGAGCCGACCATGCGCGTGTAGGacatgtagaaagaaaaaagaaagacaaaagtgTTTGTCACTATTTCGCTGCGACGCCATAAGGTTATTATTAATCCAGAGCCACGTCGGGAAAAATAAAGTCCGATCCAGTGTTTGGAATCACCATACTTGGAGTCATGTGGTTGACTGAACAGAGCAAGTGGAGCGCTTAAGCTTTGATTTTTGGTAGGTTTCCACTTAGCGTCTTTGCTCCCATTCTTATGAGCATAACACGCAGCCATCCGACTCCGATTTGAATGTTGTGTGACTGGCGTCGAACAGATTGAGCTGCTTCTGTTTGTGCCGTTTGACAAGGAGCATCGATTGATGACGTAAGACAGCAACGCTTAGTTTGATGGCGAGCCTttactgcaggggtgtccaaactttttgccaagggggccagattttatgtggtaaaatgtcggggggccgaccttggctgacattctttacattgaacaacaatattgttcaacaaattttagtaagccagtctgtttaacatttccatttttattttaatttcaacaatcttaagaatttcttttggttcatttgaaacaggtatatcacatgcgactgcttattcacttgactttttcttaaacagaagtctcctgagtgcaaattgattgatttgccgactaccgactgctgtcaggctgatgaataaaaaataacaatcataataataataataattaaatgatgtgaaggaaaatcgtaaatagtactgcgatttatccatttgtgttcatattgtatttaattgaaagatgtttgttgtttttttttttctctttctcctttcttctttctacatacattcttgctgctggaggctgtaaatttccccagtgtgggacgaataaaggatatcttatcttatcttatcttatttgaaacataaaatgtatcaccatgacttttcaatagtcacaaaacctttgactcgaacaacagggaaatgaacaagcaatacacatatccacaactgcaaggatcatttgaaatatgacatatcagtcaatataaacacggagtgatgtcttgttaactcgtgagtgatgccctctagtgtctaaatgctattactcatttagtgaatgctattactcatttagccactagagggaagcagtactctatgaaacatcactcaccagtctacgagacctcagtcaatgcaacaggtgttccattgcgcccaatctgcgggccagacggcactgattttatgacaggggccgagggccggatgaaattcgaccgcgggccggatttggcccccgggccggactttggacatgcctgctttactgTGATGGGGAAGGATTTTCGGAAGAGGAAGCTGGTGGGGCAAAGTACAGCTACACCATACCAGCAACCAAGAAAGAGCATGTTTTGCCCTCAGAAGCCACACAGGGTCCTAAGAGAAGTCGGACAACGTGACACGTGAGAAAGGAGTGCGGGGAGGATGGGGGATTAAAGCGTGAAAGATATAAAGGAAAATAAGCTGTGCTGCGACTGAGAACGTCCAAAAGAGTGAGAAGAGGTGTGCGTGATGATGGAGTGGATCACACGGTAGACAGAGAAAAGCGGTTACATCACCGTGATCCGTAAACAGCCCAAAGCAAGCCCGCTCGGTCGGCCCTTCGACCGGGAAGTCCGTCAGCTGTGACAGACGTGTGGAGCTGACTGCATGTAGAGATGCCAACTaatttggtttgtgtgtgtgtgtgtgtgtttgtgtgtgtgtgtgtgtgtgtgtgtgcatgtcttgACCTTGGCATGGGTTCTTATCTCTTCTCGCAGACCTCCGCCTCCGGGGCAAAAGCATTTGTCACCAGTGATATCAGTAAGAGGCCTGCTCAGACGGTCCTACAGTCTAATGGTAAAAGACTCGCCTAAAttatggtgtcaaactcgagcctcgggggccatatctggcccgccacatcattttaagtggcccacGAAGGTAAAATCAGGTACATTGaattcatgtttcttgctaCTATTTTCATGTCACGGGATGTGTGACATGCACGCTTGCATGCTCCCCTACCATGTAATAGCCCGGCAGCAGCTTCTGGAGGAACTCCGCCTCCTTGTGCATGACCGTCTTGATGATGAACTCGTCATCCTTGGTGAGATAGAAGACAGAGCCGCTCGCGCCGGGATTGGACAGCTCGATCAGTGGCTCGTTACACAGGGAGTACTGCGAAGGACACGACAAATTTGGACTTGCAATGTGTGAAACTCACACAACTCCTACTCGCTATTGGAgacaatttattttattcattcattcattcatcttccgagccgcttgatcctcactagggtcgcgggggggtgctggagcctatcccagctgtcatcgggcagtaggcgggggacaccccaaatcagttgccagccaatcacagggcacacagagacgaacaaccatccacgctcacactcacacccagggacaatttggagtgttcaatcagcctgccacgcatgtttttggaatgtgggaggaaaccggagcacccggagaaaacccacgcaggccccggggagaacatgcaagctccacaaagggaggccggagctggaatcgaacccggtacctctgcactgtgaagccgacgtgctaaccactgggctaccgggccgccccaatttattttattttattttttaaataaaagatacgacgtgccttgagatacgagttaaCCGATATATCAATTTTTTGAAACTGCCATTCGACTGATTTATTTTCTGCTTTGTCTTATGAAAAAAGTTTGAGGGATGAGCGCTGGATGGTGGCTAACTCTCTTCAAAACAAGTAGCAGTTTGGCAGGTCGCAAACAATTCTTTAAAATACAGCCTTCAAAACAACTCCCGGTTGAAATTTATTATCAAACAGAAGATAAAGCAAAGAGGCAGATATCAACCACATAACTCTGCCTTGAAGTCTCCTAGCTTAATGCTCACGCATGACTGGAAATGCCATAGACAGGCCAACAAAGCACGGATGAGGTGGTGGTGTAACTGTTTAAGTAACAGATATTTGAAGACAAACGATGGAGCGGCGCATGTCAGACAAAATAACAAGATGCAAAcatatcttctttatcctctgtgaagaacgaCAGATATTGACCACGTTCGGTGCCATTGCTCCTTGTTAGCCGCTATACGGACTCACAAACACTAACTGCATACAAAGCCAACAATAATCATATTGTTGGACGGACCCCCAAAATATACCttcaaaatgctaatttgtagtttaaaaaaatgccctgCATTTTAATGACAGCAATGGTGGCTTGCTGCTGAGGTGCATCATGGCTCATCAATATTAGGCTGTTCATCCTTATTTTCACCCACACGGCTCATGCAAGACGACCCCCCAACTGaacccatgtgtgtgtgtgtgtgtgtgtgcgagtgtgcgtgtgtgtgtgcgcgcgtgagtgtgtgtgggtgtgtgttccTGTTGCATCCATCTGGTCCCATTAATCTGGAGTCATTTACAGTCGTCTTACCAAGTAGTCATCCGGCCTGATGCCAAACAGTTCTCGGAAGTAGCGGAAGGCCACAGGCGCGTAGGTTTTGAAGCGAAAGTCTGGGAAGTGATGGGCAGGAGTGAGGTTGCTCCCTTCGCTGCAGAGTGGACACATAACAAATAGTATTCAAAGTACAAGAGACAAAAGACATTCAAGAGCTGATATTATGAGGCGTGGTCGAGACCTGGGGAAGAAGATGCTCTCCACTACGTAGAAGTCCTGCATCAACACATCCCTCTCAGGCTTGGAGCTCAGGTTGCCCACCGTGTAACCGATGCCGAGCTGGATGGCTCCTTTCAGGGCAGACGATGTGGTCTATATTAAGGGGCAGtgttagggggtggggggaatgtcAAAAGATGTGATCAGTCATACACTGTTAAAATATTACTTAAGACATTGCCTGTCATTTTTATAAAAAGCTTTGCGATGGGAGATTTGTTCACCCTTGAGGATTCCGACGtatattatttttggggggggggggaatcctacATGATCAATTTTGAACAGATTTGCATCCCATCCCACATTTAGAGGCGCATTCGCATCCTTACCtcgctgagctcatccgcccctacacacctgcccgtcgcctcaggtctgtggaccagtctttgtgagaagtaccaagaactaaactgaggctcagaggggatggagtcttttctgttgctggtccctctctctggaatgacctcccactgaacattcggcaagcctcctcgctgcccatctttaaagccctcctcaaaactcacttgtattctttggcgttcgactcagcatgacttagatttgttcttgattttactgcttggtgctttctaccgcctttattaccgattcatcttactgtttattgtgtatgttaaatcgctccatgtacaacactttgtatgcagcgatggctgtttgaaagtgctctataaatactgttgacttgacttgacttgacagtgaTCGTTTCTTTCATTTTACTAGAGTGACATTAACCCATGAAAGGGTTCTGCAACCagataacatgatcagctgtccactgtagtaaccgccgtccctgaaaaGAGTTAAATTCACAAAGTGTCTTCATGTAGATGTGTAACTCCccgcccctccccacacacacaattttttttatccttaagtccacacacacactcacaatgtagttttctggcttttggaAAGAGATCATTTCAAACATCAAACTCATTAGATCGTCCCATACGTTTTAATAATTGTCAAGTGTACAAGCAAATTTAGGCCAACCTTTTTATAAGTGGTTTCGCCGGAAGCATCCACCCCTCTGTGGCCGATTTTCTTCCCCTGACCGGGAAGGCCTGAGGAGGACGGCATCTGACAATCAAGAGAGAGACTGTTGATGAGTAAAAGTGCCAAATCTGTTGCGTTTCAGTATCTACGTATCAAAAAGGGCAGCATGCTTTTATGAggtaaaaatgcaattaaaaaaaaaaaagcgtttcaCTGTTTGCTTTTCTTGTGATTTTAATTGATGTGCTGTTCACAAAAGAAACATTGCTAGTGTTGGCCACGGGCAAAAATAGGCTAATAAGCACAGAATGGGAAATTTTACACTGACAACGGGTGCAGAGGGTGTGACTGCTCGGTACAATATGAGCTTTACACTTCAATATTGATTCCTTGCGCGAGTTAAATCGACCACGTCGAACGTAAGCAGCGTGCAAAACATCATGACGAAGAGATAGCGGGAACATTGGAAATTACCTCCGTGATGAAAGCTTTCCTTGCTGCCGCATCTGAAAGCAAGACACAGAAGAGTCAGATATGACGGCTGCGAGTCCTGCAGGTGACGGTAACGAACATTACGAAGGGCGGACTAGCTGAGCGGTTCCGTCAGATGTTCCCAGTGTACCATTTGACcgcaactcattcagtaccggccaattctggaccaactctgaaaagacgtttaaaaacgtcattgggagtgaatgagttttaatgaagcgttttttttttttaaattaatcatcAATGTCGTTTTTGCATAGGAAGCGATTGCAGATCGAAATAACGAACCATACAAACGACTGGAATTATATTCAAAGCGCAGGCCTTCTGCCAAAGCAAAACTGTGGCTGGACACAATCGTatttcatgtgttttgtggcATAGCTTCCCGGAAACAGAAAGAAGGTTGAAAACAACACTCAGGAGCGACCAAACAACCGAAACACGAATCGTCGACTCCCTCATGCACATCACGTGAAATCCCGCGGCTTTCACTTCGATGACCAAACTGAAGCGCTTTTGGTGCCTTTGACCACACGATGATAATAAATGCGTCCAATCATTTTCTGCATTGTTGTTGATCCTCATGCGCGTTGCAGGCGGGCGCGTGACCCTATCACACCCGACTTTGGCCAAGAGGCAGGCTTCACCCCAAGAACGGTCGCCAGCCTAACGGCTAAGGGCAAAATGGAACAAGAGGTCATGAACCCTAACGAGGAAAAGCGGGATTGGAAAAGGGATAGACTCATTGGTGGTTCATTGGCGCATGGAATCTACAAGAGAGACTATTTGAGGAAGAAGAGAGAATAATGCGACGTGAATAATGCGACGCGTGGATGTGAAAGCGCAGCGGCAGCTCGAGTGTGCAGCCTCTCTGTCGTCTGCCTCTCGTGGACCGCTCATGTGACCAGGCAACAGCAGAGCCCGTTTTctgcccctcctcctcctcctcctgatgCTCTCCTTCACTTTCCCCGCtatcacacacaatcacacaagaACGAAGACGCTGAGGGGCATGCAAGTGCAACCATGCTCAAATGTGATAAAATGGAAGAAAGGAGGAATGATTTTCAGATGGCAAAGGCTGACAGggtgggctgtttttttttttttcttttcggccGGATGTTTGTTTATGTCCGTGTTTCCGCGTGAGAGCTGGCTCGCAATTGGCCGCTTCGGGTCAATTGGCCATCCTTGCCAGTGTATGCGAGACATCTGACTGCGGATTTGCCGCCATGTTGATGCACGAGTCGGTAATCGTGAGAGTGAAGCGGGTACACGCGCACTTACAATGGGgccaaatttgagcattttcttcCGCCTTTGGCAAGCCAGCAAAGATTCCACGACTCGAAAAGATTATTGGATACgattaaactttattgtcaaatgtactgaatGTGTAACAGAcaccacagatgaaatttcttccctctcaacataaaacaagaggagccgctgcgggtgtccgcgctgccatcaaaagaaaagtcaacaaaaaatgacaaaataatacaaaacaacacatgagtcACAGACAATCGTTTGTCCTGTCATGTGATTGTTTTGTGACTGATTGATTAATCGACCAAAATAATCGATAGATTAATCGATTATTGAAAATAATCTGAGTTGCAGCCCTTGTATATTTTAGCGAAATTTAACCCCTGTCGACtgcagtaactgctgtccctgaaagggttaacttaTGTTACTCGCTATATTCCCGATGTGCAGTGGGTCAAAACTGTTCTCCTCTGCTGTCAGAGCGGATGACACCATTGGCTCACACaccctgtgtttgtgtgtgtgtatgtgtgtgtgagtgtgagtacgagcGTGTGTGCACGGAACGGAGTGGTCGGCCTTTGGCAACAGGGATGCGAGCAAGCCTAATAAAAACCTTGGCATCTGcagctggtggtggtgggggtgggggggggtgttcaataCATCTCAAAGAGCATTTGATCATTATGACGATTAGGTCCCGGGAAGGGTCAATGCATACTTGCAGAGTTGGGGAGGCATCCCCCTTTTCTCTTTTGTCTAAAATCAACTCAGTCCTCGCAGCAAAAAGGACACAAAGGCCTCTTATGCAATCTCACaatattattttgatttttttttcattcctgcGCTTTACTGACCATCCAATATTGAGAAAAGAAGTCAGCCCAAGTGAGAAATGTCCTTTTACAGACATCGGAGAGGAACGCGGCTGGACAGAAGCGCGCGGGACTTAACGGTGAGCTACTGCTGAGAGCAGCAACTTACCTCCACTGAGCCAGGAGAGTTTAAGCTGTTCACACAACAAAGCGCCTCATATCTACGCAGAAACGTGCCGCGCAGACACGCGCGGTCTAAATGCCTAAATGCCTTTTATGGACTCTTCCGTCTTTTCTTGTCGACACAGAGGACTGCACTTTTTGCTCCAATCTTTCTTTGTGATAGAATTATTTGAATAATCACAACAGCCCACACAGTTGGATTTCTCGGGTCCGAATCAGTTGATGGTTCATCAACAGTGACCGTGTGCCACCCAGTTGGGTCTGTAGGTGACAACAGCAACGCGACCGAacacaaaatgaagcaaaacgGCCATTCGTTCTGAACTTTAATCACTCCTTGGAGCAGACTAAAACATGGCGGGAAGCCAAGTGGACATGAAAGGCGCCACTCCAGTACATAATCCTTACTCACGCGGTGAAAAGAACACAGGCTGCTAATCACATGTCGAAATCAAAACAAGGCAGCAAATACAGAGTTCAATGGAGGCCAACTGCCACAAGCTCAACCAAAGACATGTCAATATTCAAATCTGTTCAATTCCGGGCCTCCCCCTGAATGACTCCCGAGTGCCGTGCGAGCACAACCACAACACCATCCTGGTCGCGACGCATGCTCTTGCTAATATTGACGCTTAGGGTTAAAAAACAACCTTAGCGGCAGTGGACTGATGCTGAGCATACTTATTTGTATCCCTTCTGAATGTGATCAGAgtttctgtcacacacacagagccaaaAGCATGACGTGAAGTAAACGGCGTCATCGTCCACATGACGTCAAACATCCCAGCTGATGCTCCAAATGTTACTTATACAATCCGGGAGTGAGTTCGGGAGGGGTGTGGAGGGGAGAGTGTGCATGCAATAGTAAAAAGGACACATCAGGACAGAGCAGATGGAGCTGCCGATTTTGTGCTTCTGTCAGCAATTCTGACAGGCCTCGCACCCtagagccgggggggggggggggggggggaacaaaaagcAAAGGAGCAAGGATTTAATCAAGCACGTATTTAGCTCCTCTAAGAAGTAGGGgtgtttgttttcactgtgTTACACGCAAACAAAATGAACAGTTAAGTACACGTTTGACTGCATTTCAATTCTTAAAGGCGACGTTGTTGTCGTCAGCAAAGATAACGAAATGAATTCattgaaattctttttttttcacaattcgtAGGGGGTGACAAGCTAAACATCCTTCTTTGATGGCTAACGCGCGGCGAGGCGTTGACGAACCGCCAGTGGACGAAAATGTTAGCAGCCTGTCTGTCAAACGCATCGCAGTCAAACTTCAAACTGGGCATCTGTCATTTATCATATTTAAAGGGTGACAAGGTGTCACTGGGCTTTTTGATGACATGGTGTGGACCACACTTAACATGGATGggaggaggtgaaggagagCGTTGTTTCAGgagattcaattttttttttgtagacatTCTAAGCAAGCCAATGGACTTTTTAACGAAAATTGTTCACTATCTGGCAAACTGCTACTTGTTGTTCAATCATATTGATAACACATGAATTTGACCAAACCTTCCTCTCATTATTGGCCTGTTGGGCATCTTTAAACGGCGAATACTGAGGatctttattttagtttgaacATTCACCAGTGGTTCATTGGTTTTCACACTACAATGTGAAAATGAAGTTGAAAATGAAAGCCAGCAGCtgttccaaacacacacacacacgtacacacgtaAACACCAAAATTCCCACAGTGGGGGCGGGTGAGCTCAACTCCGCAGCTTACAATTACATCGTACAAGATGTGACATTAAGCAAGCGCAATAGAGCTCTCCGGGCCTCTGCTGCTGACATTTAAACTCAATTCTACTCAGCGCACTCCTGTCAGTGGATGAGAATTGCGATCATCGCTTACTGCTCCTCTATTGAACCTTTGAAGCTGGAATTTTAAAATATGTCCaaaacttcaacaaatatttagaTCCCAGAGGACAAATACAGTTCTAGTATTTTCTATAATTCTGTATCGACGGCACCAACACGGAACAAAGGACAAAGTCAACCTGGCACTTTTCCTAccgttcggaaaatggatggatggatggatggatggacgaaaaaaaaagtaacattggTGCATTGATGCAAGAGTGAGTGTCAGGACCCCTTCACACTGCTTTTTCCCATGTTGCAGTTGTGTACATACGGCACAGACACTAAATGGGCCCAAGTTGACCCGACAGGAagtaaggaaggaaggaagaggaaaagcTCTGATGCGggacagcaaaaaataaaggcaaaaaagGAAAGAACTATAATGTAAGaggcatgaataaaaaaaataggtgcGACAAAACAACGACAGGAGGGAATGAGGAAAGAAAAGCAGGAAAATAGTGTAAGGTAAGGGAGGATATAAGGATGCATGAATAAAAACGGATGTGATGGAAAGAAGGCAGGAATTTCAACAAGGGTGAAAGGATGCATGAATAAAAAGCACGTCTGAGGGATGAAATGAGGGCAGAAAAGTAGCATACTAAAACAGGTGTGATGGAAgggaaaaaggaaggaaggaaggaaggaaggcaaaAATACCAGCGGGGGATAAAGGCATCAAAGAAGTAGGAAAGGAAGGTCAGGAGTCATGAAGGAAAAGTGGATTTCAGCTCAGGATGGGTGGAAGTAAggatgcaggaaaaaaaactataaggCAAGGTGGGAAGGTGGTCAGAGTAAGGACGGAACGAAGCAAGATAGAAAGACAAGAAAGCTATATGTTTCATGAAATGATGCCTTTTTAAAGTGTCGTGTATGCCTACTTTTGGCCCAACCTGTACACTGCAGTATGTCTCCCACTTTGGTTGAAGGAGCTCAGATTTCCCGTCTACTTTCTTCCGACTCGTTGACGTTAAGCCACCTTGTCAAATAACCTCAAGAATCCATTGACACGTCTGGGTTTATTGCGCTACCAACGTCAAACGTTGTTATGTGCTCCAAATGACAAGAATCCAAACGCTCGCTTCACCTGCTCTCTCCTCATCCGTTCGGCTAAGCTAGCAGCTACAAGCACAGCTAAGCGGCTAAAGATGAGTCGGGGCTTTCTGCTGAAAATTCCTAACAGA
Proteins encoded in this window:
- the pip5k1ca gene encoding phosphatidylinositol 4-phosphate 5-kinase type-1 gamma isoform X5; translation: MEAEGAVGLSEARDCSPLSGAASSDDADTVVGVSYGMDAGDMDAAARKAFITEMPSSSGLPGQGKKIGHRGVDASGETTYKKTTSSALKGAIQLGIGYTVGNLSSKPERDVLMQDFYVVESIFFPSEGSNLTPAHHFPDFRFKTYAPVAFRYFRELFGIRPDDYLYSLCNEPLIELSNPGASGSVFYLTKDDEFIIKTVMHKEAEFLQKLLPGYYMNLNQNPRTLLPKFFGLYCVQSGGKNIRVVVMNNVLPRVVRMHLKYDLKGSTYKRRASKKEREKARPTFKDLDFMQDLQDGLMLDQDTYNALVKTLQRDCLVLESFKIMDYSLLLGVHNMDQAERERQMEGSQGDSDEKRPLAQQKALYSTAMESIQGGAACGESIDTEDTMGGIPAVNGKGERLLLYIGIIDILQSYRLIKKLEHTWKALVHDGDTVSVHRPGFYADRFFKFMSSTVFRKSSSLKSSPSKKGRVSLTVPKCGGPGAAWSASLLPSERDENIYDLRGARSFPTLEDEGRADLPCTPPSFEEATTASIATTLSSTTSLSIPERSPCDTAEHPRYRRHTQSLSHDGRTQEELRVREEDQQTITVEVELKRHDSDPTISIPQPSPETCSEAQEAAAALSTSSPAPEASSSPSAVAPVSAEASGATPSSPKPAVAAETASHASGSGCTSQASVDDEDDVPITDIYF